A region from the Lysobacter sp. BMK333-48F3 genome encodes:
- a CDS encoding acyl-CoA thioesterase, which yields MKGQQRELNLRFLAQPTDVNYGGKVHGGMVMKWIDQAGYAAAVGWSGKYSVTVAVGGIRFVAPIRISDLVTVHTKLIHTGTSSMHFAVDVKARDPGLDDGVAEERLCTHCVIVFVAMDADGKPTPVPTWTPLSEDDKRLAEYALKIMELSKGIEATVERYVHEG from the coding sequence ATGAAAGGGCAGCAACGCGAATTGAACCTGCGCTTCCTGGCCCAGCCGACCGACGTCAACTACGGCGGCAAGGTCCACGGCGGCATGGTCATGAAGTGGATCGACCAGGCCGGCTACGCGGCCGCGGTCGGCTGGAGCGGCAAGTACAGCGTCACCGTCGCGGTCGGCGGGATCCGCTTCGTCGCTCCGATCCGGATCAGCGACCTGGTCACCGTGCACACCAAGCTGATCCACACCGGCACCAGCAGCATGCATTTCGCGGTCGACGTGAAGGCGCGCGACCCGGGCCTGGACGACGGCGTGGCCGAAGAGCGCCTGTGCACCCACTGCGTGATCGTGTTCGTGGCGATGGACGCCGACGGCAAGCCGACCCCGGTGCCGACGTGGACCCCGCTGAGCGAGGACGACAAGCGCCTGGCCGAGTACGCGCTGAAGATCATGGAGCTCAGCAAGGGCATCGAGGCGACGGTCGAGCGTTACGTGCACGAGGGGTGA
- a CDS encoding NAD(P)H-dependent oxidoreductase, translating into MSAAIPSAAPRLLAFAGSLRQGSFNRRLIPVLAEGARAAGAQVTLIELRDYALPVYDGDIEAEGMPDNARRLQALMAEHDGLLISTPEYNGSMPALVKNTLDWISRPLPDGVSGTSLFADKVAGIVSASPGPLGGLRSLLVLRDALAKLGLLVVPQQVAVGQAGDKLADYGQLSDERQREAVQRVGAAVVRHIKVVREG; encoded by the coding sequence ATGTCCGCCGCCATCCCGTCCGCCGCCCCGCGCCTGCTGGCTTTCGCCGGCAGCCTGCGCCAGGGATCCTTCAACCGCCGCCTGATCCCGGTCCTGGCCGAGGGCGCGCGCGCCGCCGGCGCGCAGGTCACCCTGATCGAGCTGCGCGACTATGCGTTGCCGGTGTACGACGGCGACATCGAGGCCGAAGGCATGCCCGACAACGCGCGCCGGCTGCAGGCGCTGATGGCCGAGCACGACGGCCTGCTGATCAGCACCCCGGAATACAACGGTTCGATGCCGGCGCTGGTCAAGAACACCCTGGACTGGATCTCGCGGCCGCTGCCGGACGGCGTCTCCGGCACCAGCCTGTTCGCCGACAAGGTCGCCGGGATCGTTTCGGCCTCGCCGGGTCCGCTCGGCGGGCTGCGCTCGCTGCTGGTGCTGCGCGACGCGCTGGCCAAGCTCGGCCTGCTGGTGGTGCCGCAGCAGGTCGCGGTCGGCCAGGCCGGCGACAAGCTCGCCGATTACGGCCAACTGAGCGACGAACGCCAGCGCGAGGCCGTGCAGCGGGTCGGCGCGGCGGTGGTGCGGCATATCAAGGTCGTACGGGAGGGCTGA